A genome region from Alistipes dispar includes the following:
- a CDS encoding helix-turn-helix domain-containing protein, with protein sequence MRNNIVQGSDSSETEVFDLIKRIEKGLEKFGTNHRLILGGESYLTDKEISERLKVHRRTLQEYRSSGKLPYYMICGKVLYRESEIEKLLRDSYNGTDDKALL encoded by the coding sequence ATGAGAAATAATATTGTGCAGGGCTCGGACAGTAGCGAGACCGAAGTGTTCGACCTGATAAAGCGTATCGAAAAGGGGCTGGAAAAATTCGGTACGAACCATCGCCTGATTCTGGGCGGCGAGTCGTATCTGACGGACAAGGAAATTTCGGAGCGGCTGAAAGTCCACCGCCGGACGTTGCAGGAATACCGCAGCTCGGGGAAACTCCCTTATTACATGATATGCGGGAAAGTGCTGTACCGGGAGTCGGAGATCGAAAAGTTACTCCGGGATTCGTATAACGGAACGGATGATAAGGCGTTGCTGTAA
- a CDS encoding ATP-binding protein, with amino-acid sequence MSEKIFKRKIYEQMLRWKKESDGRTALLIKGARRIGKSTIAEEFARKEYETYIIIDFSIADEAVKELFTHISDLNYFFLRLQSLFNVSLRERKSVVIFDEVQLFSPARQAIKHLVKDHRYDYIETGSLLSIKKNVKGIVIPSEETRIAMYPLDYEEFLWAIDKLQTYELLRYSYQNFKSLGDAVNRDLMRNFRLYMLIGGMPQAVNAYLESNDFSAIDAVKRNILELYIDDFRKIDPTGRASRLFTSIPAELSRNTTRYKVGSVIENATAARLSELLMDMADSMTVNFAYHANDPSVGFSLHADYDYFKMFLADTGLFVTLAFMDRDYTENVIYRKLLSDKLSTDLGYVYENAIAQMLKSAGNELFYYTFKEETVKDEEENKTVRSYEIDFLLSRKDKICPIEVKSSGYNSHKSLDKFQQKFSARILHRYLLYTKDLKKDKDIFCLPVYMTELL; translated from the coding sequence ATGTCTGAGAAAATATTCAAACGCAAAATCTATGAGCAAATGCTCCGGTGGAAAAAGGAAAGTGATGGTCGAACAGCACTTCTGATAAAAGGAGCACGTCGAATCGGCAAATCAACCATTGCCGAAGAATTTGCCCGCAAAGAGTATGAAACCTACATCATCATCGATTTTTCGATAGCCGACGAGGCTGTAAAAGAACTTTTTACCCATATCTCGGACTTAAACTATTTCTTTCTGCGGCTTCAGTCCCTATTCAATGTATCGTTGCGTGAACGAAAATCGGTCGTCATCTTCGATGAAGTACAATTATTCTCTCCTGCACGACAGGCAATCAAGCATCTTGTAAAGGATCACCGATATGACTATATTGAAACGGGGTCACTCCTTTCCATCAAAAAAAATGTGAAAGGAATCGTGATACCGAGCGAAGAAACACGTATCGCAATGTATCCGCTGGACTACGAAGAGTTCCTATGGGCTATCGATAAACTCCAGACTTATGAGTTGCTCAGATACTCGTATCAAAATTTTAAGTCTTTGGGTGATGCCGTCAATCGTGATCTTATGCGCAATTTCCGTCTGTACATGCTCATCGGCGGTATGCCGCAGGCTGTAAATGCATATCTTGAATCGAATGATTTTTCAGCCATAGATGCGGTAAAACGAAATATCCTCGAACTGTATATCGATGATTTCCGTAAAATCGATCCGACAGGACGTGCTTCGCGTTTGTTTACCTCAATTCCGGCAGAACTCTCCCGCAATACGACACGTTATAAGGTAGGAAGCGTGATTGAGAATGCGACAGCCGCCCGGCTCAGTGAGTTGTTGATGGATATGGCAGATTCCATGACGGTAAACTTTGCCTATCATGCGAATGATCCCAGTGTAGGATTCTCTCTTCATGCTGATTACGACTATTTCAAGATGTTTCTTGCTGATACGGGATTGTTCGTTACGCTCGCTTTTATGGATCGCGACTATACGGAAAATGTGATATACCGGAAGCTCCTTTCCGATAAACTCAGTACAGATTTGGGGTATGTATACGAGAATGCAATCGCCCAAATGTTGAAGAGTGCAGGCAATGAACTTTTCTACTATACATTTAAGGAGGAGACAGTGAAAGACGAAGAAGAGAATAAAACTGTCCGCAGTTATGAAATAGATTTCCTGCTTTCGCGTAAAGACAAGATATGCCCTATCGAAGTTAAATCTTCCGGATATAACTCACACAAATCCCTCGATAAATTCCAGCAAAAGTTTTCGGCGAGAATCCTTCACAGGTATCTTCTCTATACCAAAGATCTAAAGAAAGACAAGGATATTTTTTGCTTGCCCGTATATATGACGGAATTATTATAA
- a CDS encoding argonaute/piwi family protein: protein MIEPTLKYISEPSLTFGSGQTAIDPRDGLMLFGPFDHKRIKGVRNIGIIGSANLRRKMIDYLKRIHGPIVNGDLSIARPNFPGLESTFGISINFDNIIQLDIKQKDIDEYLKYTDSHQRVHNLVNLYVQPLIRYTEHEEMPVDVWFVVIPEDIYKFGRPNSKIPKSEDNINIGLKKNERNSTQLDMFFQEEKDTLREAYEFEVNFHNQLKAKILSAKIVTQIIRESKIAYENLLTDKQIEEEKKFDTAKAWNISNTLYYKLGGLPWKLGEIRDGVCYLGLVYKKTESDTKNKNACCAAQMFLDSGDGMVFRGNVGPWWNPTTGEFHLSQQDAFEVVSQSLEAYYSRFACYPNEIFIHAKTFFDDPEWAGFEEAVEGKSRIIGVRIRENSAFKLYRQYSYCVPRGMMLQYDDRKAFLWTKGFIPRFKTQIGLEIPNPIDVAVTRGEADIEVVCKDILSLTKLNYNACIYGDGVPVTLKFADSIGEILTAGKDIKTGVLPFKHYI from the coding sequence ATGATTGAACCTACTCTCAAATACATCAGTGAGCCATCATTGACATTCGGTAGTGGCCAAACAGCAATTGACCCCCGGGATGGTTTAATGCTTTTTGGTCCCTTTGATCATAAAAGGATTAAAGGTGTTAGAAATATCGGTATCATCGGTTCGGCTAACTTAAGGAGAAAAATGATTGATTATCTGAAAAGGATACATGGTCCTATTGTTAATGGGGATTTATCCATTGCCCGACCAAATTTCCCGGGATTAGAATCTACCTTCGGCATATCGATCAATTTTGATAACATTATTCAACTTGATATTAAGCAAAAGGATATTGATGAATACCTAAAATACACGGATTCTCATCAACGAGTTCATAATTTAGTGAATCTATATGTCCAGCCGTTAATACGGTATACCGAGCATGAAGAGATGCCTGTGGATGTTTGGTTTGTCGTAATACCAGAGGATATTTATAAATTCGGCAGACCAAATTCGAAAATTCCGAAATCGGAAGATAATATTAACATTGGGCTTAAGAAAAATGAACGGAATTCGACCCAATTGGATATGTTTTTCCAAGAGGAAAAAGATACCCTTCGAGAAGCGTATGAGTTTGAAGTCAATTTTCACAATCAGCTAAAAGCCAAAATATTATCTGCAAAAATCGTCACTCAGATAATTCGGGAAAGTAAAATAGCCTATGAGAATCTGTTAACCGATAAGCAAATTGAGGAAGAAAAAAAATTTGATACAGCTAAAGCATGGAACATATCTAATACCCTCTATTATAAATTAGGAGGTCTTCCGTGGAAACTTGGAGAGATTAGAGATGGAGTTTGTTATTTGGGATTAGTATATAAGAAAACAGAAAGCGATACAAAGAACAAAAATGCTTGTTGTGCAGCTCAGATGTTTCTTGATTCAGGCGATGGAATGGTTTTTAGAGGGAATGTGGGGCCATGGTGGAATCCTACTACCGGAGAATTTCATCTTTCACAGCAAGATGCTTTTGAGGTAGTCTCTCAATCTTTAGAAGCATACTATAGTCGCTTTGCATGTTATCCCAATGAAATTTTCATTCATGCAAAAACATTTTTTGATGATCCTGAATGGGCTGGGTTTGAAGAAGCTGTCGAGGGAAAATCCAGAATCATCGGAGTGAGAATACGGGAGAATAGTGCTTTTAAGCTATATCGGCAATATTCGTATTGCGTTCCCCGAGGAATGATGTTGCAATACGATGATCGAAAAGCCTTCCTTTGGACAAAGGGGTTTATTCCCCGATTCAAAACTCAAATTGGATTGGAAATCCCTAATCCCATTGATGTAGCCGTAACCAGAGGAGAAGCTGATATTGAAGTCGTTTGTAAAGACATATTAAGTTTGACAAAACTAAACTATAATGCTTGTATATATGGGGATGGCGTTCCTGTCACATTGAAGTTCGCTGATTCTATCGGCGAAATCCTCACCGCTGGAAAAGATATCAAAACAGGAGTATTGCCGTTCAAACATTATATTTAG
- a CDS encoding helix-turn-helix domain-containing protein — protein sequence MEMIMIEKRVYDSMVAKLETLAGRIEALNAKQQKRLGRWLDNEEVCEMLCIAKRTLQAYREKRLIPYTQVGHKIYYKPQDVEALLKQSKK from the coding sequence ATGGAGATGATAATGATCGAAAAACGGGTCTATGACTCTATGGTGGCCAAACTCGAAACGCTGGCCGGAAGGATCGAGGCTCTGAATGCAAAACAGCAAAAACGCTTAGGACGTTGGCTCGACAATGAGGAGGTCTGCGAGATGCTGTGCATCGCCAAAAGGACGCTTCAGGCATATCGTGAAAAACGGCTCATTCCCTACACGCAAGTCGGACATAAAATCTACTATAAGCCGCAAGACGTAGAGGCATTGTTGAAACAATCGAAAAAGTAA
- a CDS encoding toll/interleukin-1 receptor domain-containing protein, protein MRDTIFISHATPADNDFSIWIASRLEMLGYKVWIDKEGLLGGERFWATIQKALDRSIKVLFVYSKNIVTTEGILRQGIENELEYAKSIAAQDGLQDFIIPLHIDNSSYHLVIGQPNINHIPFNNNWADGLKQLLKKLEKDNVPSNFGNQKSSFSEWYENEYISNCSIIPHEERYYTSWWSIAEMPNRFYMYQFANTAQAKAIRDLNKEIPISLLSNCISSFDGNLNFSVQRDNEMIEVRPEHTFAFSLTDILDGFMSEKFPQHRDVENHFKRLMYCVIANLFRRAGLWKHEMSNKRFAYFLPKYDKITKVKFIYPESTRKKAKALLGEMRGVGFWHYGVSIQPTLCPFIGFSLKSHILFTSDGAQLIDDEKKQHSFRRKKGKYLFNKEWRDLLLAFIQRLKNKEGEISIQVTTPGKQVKLKEWPEMLISEIGYIDPDTEMSIDKIEDYYEDLTAEETND, encoded by the coding sequence ATGAGAGATACGATATTTATAAGTCATGCAACCCCGGCAGATAACGATTTTTCCATCTGGATTGCTTCCCGATTGGAGATGTTAGGATATAAGGTTTGGATAGATAAAGAAGGGTTACTGGGTGGAGAGCGTTTTTGGGCAACCATTCAAAAAGCCCTGGATCGTTCGATAAAAGTTTTGTTCGTTTATTCAAAAAATATTGTAACGACAGAAGGTATACTTCGGCAAGGAATTGAAAATGAGTTGGAATACGCAAAGAGTATTGCTGCACAAGATGGATTGCAGGATTTTATCATACCATTACATATCGACAATTCCAGCTATCATTTAGTAATAGGACAACCTAATATTAACCATATTCCATTTAATAATAATTGGGCTGATGGATTAAAGCAACTGCTAAAAAAACTGGAGAAAGACAATGTTCCTTCTAATTTCGGCAATCAGAAGTCTTCATTTTCAGAATGGTATGAAAATGAGTATATTTCTAACTGCTCAATTATACCCCACGAAGAGCGATATTATACTTCATGGTGGTCGATAGCTGAAATGCCGAATAGGTTCTATATGTATCAATTTGCCAATACCGCTCAAGCTAAAGCCATCAGAGACCTGAATAAAGAAATTCCGATTAGTTTATTATCCAATTGTATTTCTTCGTTTGATGGAAATTTGAATTTTTCCGTTCAAAGAGATAATGAAATGATTGAAGTTAGGCCAGAACACACGTTTGCATTTTCTCTAACAGATATTTTAGATGGGTTCATGTCTGAGAAGTTTCCTCAACATAGAGATGTCGAGAATCATTTCAAGAGGCTGATGTATTGTGTAATTGCCAATCTATTCAGACGTGCTGGCTTATGGAAGCATGAAATGTCGAATAAGAGATTTGCTTATTTTCTCCCGAAATATGATAAAATTACGAAAGTAAAATTTATCTATCCTGAAAGTACAAGGAAAAAGGCAAAAGCTCTATTAGGAGAAATGCGAGGAGTGGGATTTTGGCATTATGGAGTCTCTATTCAACCGACACTATGCCCGTTTATTGGGTTTTCTCTTAAATCACATATTCTGTTTACATCGGACGGCGCTCAATTGATAGATGATGAAAAAAAGCAGCACTCTTTCAGAAGGAAAAAAGGAAAGTACCTTTTTAATAAAGAATGGAGAGATTTATTGCTCGCATTTATTCAGCGTCTAAAAAATAAAGAGGGAGAAATAAGCATTCAGGTAACGACGCCGGGAAAGCAAGTCAAGCTGAAAGAATGGCCGGAAATGCTTATAAGTGAAATAGGATACATAGATCCAGACACCGAAATGAGCATTGATAAAATAGAAGATTATTACGAAGATTTAACGGCAGAGGAAACAAATGATTGA
- a CDS encoding site-specific integrase produces the protein METNNKEIKRRSTFAVLFYINRTKVRKDGTCQLLCKVSIDAESAHIGIKTAIEPSLWNPETGRADGRSANARKVNRAIDLLTEQIGAHYRRIRNDLGFVTAELVKNAVKGVGQKPLTLLALFREHNAEFYKRVGVDRTKETYASYENSYNHLAAFVQQKCGQEDVTLRSLDKTFYDDFDLFLRTECDMMQKTVHEHLYRLKKMTKRAVSQGTLRRDPYGRLHPELPERKSRHLKLEDLKKLMETPIDKPNLQRVRDWFLFSTFTGLSYSDLNRLSDKDITQAADGTWWLHIRRKKTDTPSAVRLLEVPLRIIEKYRSERRSDKIFNLYSRKHLIILTRKLGQAYGFDMTFHKARHNFGTHITLSMGVPIETVSRMMGHKSITTTQIYAKVTDKKVGEDMKGLKMRTKDRKIVLCEEDVSVMKKKRARSDREKAAFA, from the coding sequence ATGGAAACGAACAATAAGGAGATAAAACGCCGCAGTACGTTTGCCGTACTGTTCTATATCAATCGAACTAAAGTCCGCAAGGACGGCACCTGCCAGCTCTTGTGCAAAGTCAGCATCGACGCCGAATCGGCTCATATAGGTATCAAAACCGCCATCGAACCGTCGCTGTGGAATCCGGAAACAGGACGCGCGGACGGCCGGAGTGCCAATGCCCGCAAGGTAAACCGGGCCATCGACCTGCTGACCGAACAGATCGGGGCCCACTATCGGAGGATTCGCAACGACCTCGGCTTCGTCACGGCGGAACTGGTGAAGAACGCCGTAAAAGGCGTCGGACAGAAGCCGCTCACGCTGCTGGCCCTGTTCCGGGAACACAATGCAGAGTTTTACAAACGGGTCGGCGTAGATCGGACGAAAGAGACCTATGCCAGCTACGAAAACTCCTACAACCACTTGGCTGCGTTCGTACAACAGAAATGCGGGCAGGAAGACGTCACGCTCCGAAGTCTCGACAAAACGTTCTACGACGACTTCGACCTCTTTCTGCGAACGGAGTGCGATATGATGCAAAAGACGGTGCACGAACACCTGTACCGCCTGAAGAAAATGACCAAACGGGCTGTCAGCCAAGGTACGCTCCGCCGCGACCCTTACGGCAGGCTGCACCCGGAGCTGCCCGAACGCAAGAGCCGCCACCTCAAACTCGAAGACCTCAAAAAGCTGATGGAAACGCCCATCGACAAACCCAATCTTCAGCGGGTGCGGGACTGGTTCCTCTTCTCCACCTTCACGGGCTTGTCCTACTCCGACCTGAACCGGCTCTCGGATAAGGACATCACGCAGGCCGCTGACGGAACGTGGTGGCTTCATATACGGCGCAAAAAAACAGATACGCCCTCGGCAGTCCGGTTGCTGGAGGTTCCGTTGCGGATCATCGAGAAATACCGGTCTGAACGTCGAAGCGACAAGATTTTCAACCTTTACAGCCGGAAGCATCTTATCATACTTACGCGAAAACTGGGACAAGCATATGGTTTCGATATGACCTTCCATAAGGCCCGGCATAATTTCGGGACACATATTACCCTCTCGATGGGCGTGCCTATCGAAACCGTGAGCCGTATGATGGGACACAAGAGCATCACCACGACTCAGATTTACGCCAAAGTGACCGACAAAAAGGTGGGTGAAGATATGAAAGGGCTTAAAATGAGGACGAAAGACCGGAAAATAGTCTTATGCGAAGAGGATGTGAGCGTTATGAAAAAGAAACGGGCCCGGTCCGACAGAGAAAAAGCGGCGTTCGCTTGA